The Kineococcus rhizosphaerae sequence CAGGAGCTCGACGACGGGCATCCGCAGCGCCACCGCGGTGGGGCCGTCGGTGGCGAGCAGCACCCGCACGTCGGGCCACAGCCGGTGCGGCAGCCGCTTGCCGGGCCCCAGGACGGTCCACTCGCCGTCCATCCGCAGGTGGGTGTGCAGGGTCGTGGGCTCGGCCCCGGGACCGGCGAAGCGGGTCAGCAGGTGCTTGCCGCGGGAGGCGACGCCGAGGATCCGCGCACCGCGCAGGTCGGCCGTCGCGAACCGGGGGACCCGCAGGTCGCTGCGCTCGACGGTGCGCCCGGCCAGCCGGGCGTTCAGCCGCCGGGCCAGCAGGAAGACCGTGTCACCTTCGGGCACGGGCCCACCGTGCCCGACGGCGGCGGCGCCTGCACCACGAGTCCCGCGCGATGAGTGGCTGGGTGCGCCGCGGGGGGTGAAGCTGAGGCATGAGCTCGCGACGGCTGCCCCTCCTCGTGGCGTTCTGCGTCCTGGTGGTCGGGGTCCTGACCGTCCTGGCCGTGGCCGCGGTGCCGACCCACCGCCGGGTGCCCACCCGGACCACCGTGCCGCAGCAGTTCCCCGGCCCCAGCCGGCTGACCGCCTCGCTGGCCACGAACCCCGTGGGCCGGGCCGTGGCCCTCTACCGGCAGGGCACGGGCCTGGCCCTCGCCGGCTCGACGCAGACCCTCGTCCTCGGCAGCGACGGCGGCACGGTCCGCCGGCTGGACGGCGGGCGCGGTGGCACCGGGGCCGCGGGGGCGGACACGGCGTCGTTGTCGCCGGACGGGCGGACGGTGGCGGTGGGCAGCCACCGCCTGAGCGGTGGCGCGGACGTCACCCTCGTCGACCTGGCCAGCGGGCAGACGCGCTCCTACGTGGTCCCCCGCGTCCTGGGCGTCGTCCCGGTGGCCTGGAGCGCCGACGCCTCCCGGCTGGCCTACCTCGGGACCGCCGGGCCCTCGGCGCACCCGGCCGGGCAGCTGTTCGTGTTCGACGTGGCCTCCCACCGGGCCGTCCCCGTCCCGGGGGCCGACGTGGTGACGTCGGCGGCGTTCTCCCCCGACGGGACGCGGCTGGCGATCCAGTCCCCCGGTGCGTCGGCGGTGCGGGTCGTGGACCCGCGCACGGGCACGGGCACGGCACTGCCCGTGCCGGACGGCGAGCACCTCGCCGGCGGTGCCGCGTGGTCGCCGGACGGGGACCTGATCGCCGTCTCCGACGGTGACCGGCGCCTCGACTTCGTCCCCACGCAGCCCGGGCGCCCGGCGCCCGCCCCGCTCACCTCCGCCGGTGACGTGCTGGGCTGGTCCTCCGGGTCCACCGTCGTCCACGCGCGTCCGGCGGCGACGGGCGCCGGGGAGTTCCGCGTCGAGCGGACCGACGTGCGCACGGGGACGACCACCGCGTTCTGGTCCGTCCCCACCCCCGCCGGCCTCGACGTCAGCGGGGTGTCGCTGGCCACGGCGCTGCTGCCGGGGGCGACGCCGGTGCCGTCCGTCCCGGCGGACCGCGGACCGTGGCCGGTCGGCCTGCGGGTGGTGCTGGTCGTCGGCGCGGCGCTGCTGTCGGTGCCCGCGGTGGTCGGTCTGCGGCGGCGCTACGACGAGTTCCGCCGCATCGACGCCGCGCCGGAGTGGGCCCGCGACGTCAGCCGGGGGTGAGTCCGCCGACTCGCCTCCCCTCGGTGCTCCCGCGCCTCGCACACGTGGGACCCCGTCCCGCGTCCGGGGAGGGGGTCCCACGTGTGCGAGGCGCGGGAACTTCAGGAGGCGGAGAAGCGGAGTTCGGTGACGGACCGGAACTCCTCCCCGGCCAGCAGCACCGTCGTCGGGAACCCGGGGTGGTGGGGGGCGTCGGGGAAACCCTGCGTCTCCAGTGCCAGGCCGGCGCGCGGCCCGTACGTCGCGCCCGCCTTGCCGACGAGCGTCCCGGCCAGCGAGCCCCCCGTGAAGAACTGCACGCCCGGCTGGTCGGTCCACACCTCCAGGGTGCGGCCGGAGACGGGTTCGGTGACGACGGCGGCCAGGCTCGGCTCGCGGGTCCCGCCGGGGGTGGTGGCCAGGACGTAGCAGTGGTCGAACCCCTGGCCGAGGGCGAGCTGCGGGTCGTCCAGCTCGACGCGGTAGCCGACGGGGACGGCCTCGCGCAGGTCGAACGGCGTGCCCTCGACCGGGCGGAACTCCCCCGTCGGCAGTCCCGTCCCCTCCAGCGGCAGGAACGTGTCGGCCAGGACCCGGACGAGGTGCGGGTCGACCGTTCCGGACCCGTCGCCCGCGAGGTTCCAGTAGGCGTGGTTGGTGAGGTTCACGACGGTCGTGGCGTCCGTCGTGGCGACGTACTCGGTCGTCAGCCGGCCCTCGTGCAGCCGGTACGTGACGTGGACGGACAGCGCGCCCGGGAACCCGTTGTCCCCGTCGGGGCTGAGCAGCGAGAACCGGACGCCGCAGGCGCCGTCGAGGGTGTGGGCGCTCCACACCTTCTCCGAGAACGGGTGCGGACCGCCGTGGATCGCGTTGCCCCGGTCGGTGGGGGGGACCGTGACGGTCCGGCCGTCGAGGTCGAACGTGCCGCCGGCGATGCGGTTGGCGAACCGCCCGATCGTGGCGCCGAAGGACCGTCCCTTCCCCGTGTAGGGGGCCAGGTCGGCGAACCCCAGCGCGACGTCGGCGCGGACGCCGTCGCGGTCGGGGGCCAGGACGGACTGGATGCGCGCGCCGTGCTCGACGAGCCCGACCTGCAGCACGCCGTCGTCCAGGACCCAGCGCCCGACGGGGGTCCCGTCCTCGAGCTCGCCCCACCGCGCGTCGACCGTCACCGCACCCTCGGAGTTCTCCACGGACGGGACGCTACCGGTGACCGCCGCACGCAGCCGCCCGGACCACCGAGCTCACGACGACCCCGAACCCGCCGAGGACGAGGACACCCGCGGCCCAGTACCTCCAGTCGAACGCGAGACCGAACAGCTCGTGGAGACCGACGGCCGCGCCGACCGCCACGAGGACGAGGCCGGCGAGGACGGCGCCGAGGTTCGGGCCCGACGGCGGGGTGGGCGGCGGGACGGGGGTGGGCACGTCGTTCACGGCTGCTCCAGGGTGCTCGAGCCGGCGGTACCGAGCCGGACCTCGCCGGCCCACGCCGCGGCGTGCAGTTCGGGCGTCCTGGCCGGGACGGTCCAGTCGTCGGGGTCGTCACCGCGGACCTGGACCGAGCCCGCGAGCCGCGCGGCGTCCGGTCCGACGGCGAAGACGGACCGCAGGTGCACGCCACCGGCCGCCGCCGCGGCGGCCGTCTCGCCGGGGCCGACCTCTACCACGGCGCCCTCCTGCCAGCGCAGGCTCCCGGCCAGGACCGTCACGTCGACGAGGACGGTCGCGTCGGCGGGGACGAGGACGTCGAGCCGGCCCGCCGCGATCGTCGCGGTCGCGGAGGTCGCCGGGGACGCGAGGCGGGACGGGTCGACCGTGAGGTACCCGACGGCGGAACTCAACCCCGTCGACCCCGCGGTGGGGGCCCAGGTGCGCTCGACCTGCCACGTCCAGTTCGACGACGGCGGCACGAGGGCGGCGGCGACGGCGCAGAACGCGGCCGGCCAGGCCAGGCCCACGAGGGCCGTGCGGCGCCCGCGGAGCCCGGCGACGACGGCGCCCAGCCCCAGGACGACGACGAACGCGGACAGCGCCAGCGGCAGCGCGCGCCCCTCGAGACCGGTGACGAGCCCGGTGACGACGACGGCCCCGGCGGCCAGCAGCGCCAGGCCGAAGACCGCGGCGCCGAGCAGCGGCGAGCCGGGACGACGGCGGGCCTGGGCGCGGGCGGCCTGCTCCTGCGCCTTCTCCCGGGCCCGGTCGCCGGCCTCGCGCGCCTTCTCCCGCGCGCGCTCGGCGGCCTCGCGGGCCTTCTCCTGCGCCTGCTCGCGAGCCTCCTGACGGGCGGCGGCACGGCGTTCGGTGGGCGACCCGAAACCCGCCTGGGGCCCGGGGACCGGTTCCGGCGCGGGCGTCTCCTTCACCAGCGAGACGGGCCGGGCGGGCCGTTCGAGCGCCGGGACGGCGAAACCCCGCAGGAGCCACCAGCCGAGGAGGCCGACCAGACCGGTGATGAGGAAACCCCAGCCGGGCCCGCGCCAGTCCCCGTTGAAGACCCCGAGCAGGGCGCGGGGCAGGACGAGGTCGGCGACGATCAGCAGCCCGGACAGCCACGCGGCGCCCGACAGCTCACCGCGCAGGGCCGCTTCGACCTCGATCCGGCCGTCCGGTTCCCGGTCCGGCAGGAGCAGCCAGCAGGCCCCGTACAGCGCGAGCCCGAGACCGCCGACGACGGTCAGCGCGACGAGGACCCCGCGGACCAGCAACGGGTCGATCCCCAGCCGTTCGGCCAGGCCCCCGCAGACGCCCGCGAACCAGCGGTCCGGCGACCGGCGGACGCCGGTGGACCGGACGGCCGCGAAGAACTTCGCGTCCTGGCGGACGGGGGTGGTGCTCACGGGTCGACCCTCCCACTCCGGGCCGCGGGTCAGAACACCCAGCCGAGGCCGAGGAGGCCGTTGCCGAACACGAGGTCGAGCACGACGAGGCCGATGGCCAGGACGAGCGGGGCGGAGACGTCGCCGCGCAGCGCGGCCTGGGCCTCGATGCGGCCGGTCGCGTCGGGCAGCAGGGCCCACGCCAGGCCGTACAGGCCCAGCCCGATGCCGCCGAAGAGGGACAGCACGACGAAGGCGACGCGGACGACGTTGACGTTGACGCCGGCCCGGTCGGCGAGGCCGCCGGCGACGCCCGCGACCCAGCGGTCGCGGCTGCGGACGAGGCGGGTGCGGCGGACGCCGGTGAAGAAGCGGTCGGCGGCGGTGCGGGCGGCGGGTTCGTGGACGGTCTCGCTCATCGGGATCTCCTGCTGGTCGTGTCCGGGGGTCTTGTCGAAGCTGAGGTGCTCGGTCGAGGTCATGGCTCAACCCTGGCCGCCGGGGACCCCCGGGCACATCGGGGACGACCCTGAGCGGACCCTGAACCCGCCCGTCGGGGGATCCCCCGGGGTCGGGCGCGTGCCACGATCGGGGCGTGAGCACGCAGACGACCCACGCGCCCGGGCGAGGGCAGGTGCAGCGGCCGCCCCTGCTGCGCCGCACCGAGCACCGGCGGGTCGCGGGCGTGGCCGCCGGGATCGCCGCGCACACGCAGGTCCCGGTGACGAAGGTGCGCACGGCGTTCGCCGCAGCGGCCTTCCTCGGCGGCTTCGGCGTCGTCCTCTACGTCGTCCTGGGGCTGCTGCTGACGGACGAGCGCGAACTCGACCTGCCGCCCGAGCAGCGTTCCGACACGGCGGGATGGGTTCTCGCGCACCGCAACACCCTCACCGGCGTCGCGCTCGTCGTGGGCGTCGGGCTCGTGCCGGCCATGAACCTCGTGCACGGGTCGTCGCGGTTCGTCGTGCCGCTGGTCGTCGGGGGCGCGGGGGTCGTGCTCGCCTGGAGCCAGCTCGACGCGACGCGCCGGCGCCGGCTCGTGGAGGGTTCCGGCGACGGGCGCGGCGCGGTGCTGCGCGTCCTGGCCGGCGCCACGCTCGTCGTGGTCGGCGCGAGCCTGGTGTTCGTCCTGGTCGGCGACGTCGGGACGTTCTGGCAGTCGACCCTGGCCGGGGCGGTCGTGCTCGGCGGGGTGGGTCTCGTCGCCGCCCCCTGGGTCGTGCGGTTGTGGCAGGACCTCGGCGCCGAGCGTGCCGCCCTCGCCCGCGAGCAGCAGCGCGCCGAGTTCGCCGCCCACGTGCACGACTCCGTGCTGCAGACCCTGGCCCTCATCCAGAAGCGCGCGGGGGACCCGGGCGAGGTCGCGCGGCTGGCCCGCCGGCAGGAACGGGAACTGCGCCAGTGGCTGTACGGCGACCACGGCACGACCGCGGGGACCCTGGGGGCCGCGCTGCGGGCCGCGGCCAGCGAGGTCGAGGACGTCTCGGGGGCCGTCGTTGAGGTCGTCCTCGTGGGCGACCTCGACAACCGCGAGCTCGACCGGGGGCTGTCGGCGCTGGCCCAGGCCGCCCGTGAGGCGCTGCTGAACGCCGGCCGGCACGCGGGCGGGACGGTGTCGCTGTACGGCGAGACCGTCGGCGCCGGCCCGTCGTCGGCCATCGAGGTGTTCGTCCGCGACCGCGGGAAGGGTTTCGACCTCGACCAGATCCCCGGCGACCGGCTCGGCGTGCGGGAGTCCATCCTCGGGCGCATGCAGCGCGCCGGGGGTTCGGCCTCGATCCGGCGCCCCGCCGACGGGGGCACCGAGGTCACGTTGCGCGTCCCTGGAGGGGTTTCTTGATCACCGTCCTCGTCGTCGACGACCACCGCATGGTGCGCTCGGGCGTCCGCGCGGAACTGTCCACGGCCGACGACCTCGAGGTCGTCGGCGAGGCCGCGGACGTCGCGGGCGCGGTCGCGGCCGTCGCCCGCTGGCGGCCGGACGTCGTGCTGCTCGACGTGCACCTGCCGCTGGGCCCGGACGAGAACCCCGCCCCGGGTGCCGGGTCCGGCGGCGCGCAGGTCCTCGCGCAGTGCGCCGAGTTCCTCACCGCCACTCCCCCGGTGCGCTTCCTCGCCCTGTCGGTCTCCGACGCGGCCGACGACGTGATCGCCGTGATCCGCCGCGGTGCACGGGGTTACGTGACGAAGACGATCAGCGGCGACGACCTCGCCGCGGCCGTGCGGCGCGTCGCCGACGGGGACGCGGTGTTCTCGCCCCGGCTGGCGGGTTTCGTCCTCGACGCGTTCGGCGCCGGGGCCGGGGAGGTCGCGGCGGCCGACGACGAGCTGGACCGGTTGTCGGCGCGCGAACGCGAGGTCATGCGCCTCATCGCGCGCGGCTACGCGTACAAGGAGGTCGCGAAGGAGTTGTTCATCTCCGTCAAGACCGTCGAGACGCACGTGTCGGCGGTGCTGCGCAAGCTGCAGCTGTCCAACCGCAACGAACTCACCCGGTGGGCGGCGGCGCGGCGACTCCTCTGAACGTGCGCGGTCCGTCCGGACCCTCCATGATCGTCGGGTGGGACGACGTGTCGGGGTCGAGGAGGAGTTCCTGCTGGTCGACGCCGGGACCGGACGGGCCACGCTCGACGGTCCGGCCGTCGCCGCCGCGGCCGACGAGCAGACCGAGCTGCAACGCCAGCAGGTCGAGACCGGGACCGCCCCGCACACCGACCTCGCCGACGTCCGGGCCGACCTGACGGCCCGGCGGGCGCGGGTCGCGGCGCTCGCCGCGGACTCCGGGAGCCGGCTGCTCGCCCTGGCGACCCACCCGTTGCCGACCGAGCCCGTCGTCACCGAGGGGGACCGCTACCAGCGCCTGGTCGAGGCGTACGGGTTGCTGGCGCGCGAGCAGCTGACGTGCGGCTGCCACGTGCACGTCGAGGTGCCCGACCGCGACGAGGCCGTCGCCGTGCTGGACCGCGTCCGGCCCTGGACGGCCGTGCTCCTGGCGCTGTCGTCGAACTCCCCGTTCTGGCAGGGCGAGGAGTCCGGGTACGCCTCCTACCGCGCCCGGGTGTGGGACCGCTGGCCGACCGCCGGGCCGACGCCGGCCTTCGGCGACGCCGCCGGGTACGACCGGGCCGCGGAGCGGTTGCTGGCGACGGGGGTCCCCCTGGACCCGGGTCAGCTCTACTACGACGTGCGGGTCTCGGCGACGCAGCCGACGGTGGAGGTCCGGGTCGCCGACGTGTGCCTGCGGGCCGGGGACGCGGTGCTGCTGGCGGGCCTCGCCCGGGCCCTGGTCGAGACCGCGGCGCGCGAGGCCGCCGACGGGCGGGGCGTGCCGGACGTGTCGGTCGCCGAGCTGCGGGCCGCGTCGTGGCGGGCCTCGCACGACGGGCTGGGCGGGGTGCTCGTCTCCCCCCGCTCGGGCCGGCCCGCCT is a genomic window containing:
- a CDS encoding WD40 repeat domain-containing protein; translated protein: MSSRRLPLLVAFCVLVVGVLTVLAVAAVPTHRRVPTRTTVPQQFPGPSRLTASLATNPVGRAVALYRQGTGLALAGSTQTLVLGSDGGTVRRLDGGRGGTGAAGADTASLSPDGRTVAVGSHRLSGGADVTLVDLASGQTRSYVVPRVLGVVPVAWSADASRLAYLGTAGPSAHPAGQLFVFDVASHRAVPVPGADVVTSAAFSPDGTRLAIQSPGASAVRVVDPRTGTGTALPVPDGEHLAGGAAWSPDGDLIAVSDGDRRLDFVPTQPGRPAPAPLTSAGDVLGWSSGSTVVHARPAATGAGEFRVERTDVRTGTTTAFWSVPTPAGLDVSGVSLATALLPGATPVPSVPADRGPWPVGLRVVLVVGAALLSVPAVVGLRRRYDEFRRIDAAPEWARDVSRG
- a CDS encoding aldose epimerase family protein — protein: MENSEGAVTVDARWGELEDGTPVGRWVLDDGVLQVGLVEHGARIQSVLAPDRDGVRADVALGFADLAPYTGKGRSFGATIGRFANRIAGGTFDLDGRTVTVPPTDRGNAIHGGPHPFSEKVWSAHTLDGACGVRFSLLSPDGDNGFPGALSVHVTYRLHEGRLTTEYVATTDATTVVNLTNHAYWNLAGDGSGTVDPHLVRVLADTFLPLEGTGLPTGEFRPVEGTPFDLREAVPVGYRVELDDPQLALGQGFDHCYVLATTPGGTREPSLAAVVTEPVSGRTLEVWTDQPGVQFFTGGSLAGTLVGKAGATYGPRAGLALETQGFPDAPHHPGFPTTVLLAGEEFRSVTELRFSAS
- a CDS encoding PspC domain-containing protein, with the translated sequence MSTTPVRQDAKFFAAVRSTGVRRSPDRWFAGVCGGLAERLGIDPLLVRGVLVALTVVGGLGLALYGACWLLLPDREPDGRIEVEAALRGELSGAAWLSGLLIVADLVLPRALLGVFNGDWRGPGWGFLITGLVGLLGWWLLRGFAVPALERPARPVSLVKETPAPEPVPGPQAGFGSPTERRAAARQEAREQAQEKAREAAERAREKAREAGDRAREKAQEQAARAQARRRPGSPLLGAAVFGLALLAAGAVVVTGLVTGLEGRALPLALSAFVVVLGLGAVVAGLRGRRTALVGLAWPAAFCAVAAALVPPSSNWTWQVERTWAPTAGSTGLSSAVGYLTVDPSRLASPATSATATIAAGRLDVLVPADATVLVDVTVLAGSLRWQEGAVVEVGPGETAAAAAAGGVHLRSVFAVGPDAARLAGSVQVRGDDPDDWTVPARTPELHAAAWAGEVRLGTAGSSTLEQP
- a CDS encoding PspC domain-containing protein — translated: MTSTEHLSFDKTPGHDQQEIPMSETVHEPAARTAADRFFTGVRRTRLVRSRDRWVAGVAGGLADRAGVNVNVVRVAFVVLSLFGGIGLGLYGLAWALLPDATGRIEAQAALRGDVSAPLVLAIGLVVLDLVFGNGLLGLGWVF
- a CDS encoding sensor histidine kinase; this encodes MSTQTTHAPGRGQVQRPPLLRRTEHRRVAGVAAGIAAHTQVPVTKVRTAFAAAAFLGGFGVVLYVVLGLLLTDERELDLPPEQRSDTAGWVLAHRNTLTGVALVVGVGLVPAMNLVHGSSRFVVPLVVGGAGVVLAWSQLDATRRRRLVEGSGDGRGAVLRVLAGATLVVVGASLVFVLVGDVGTFWQSTLAGAVVLGGVGLVAAPWVVRLWQDLGAERAALAREQQRAEFAAHVHDSVLQTLALIQKRAGDPGEVARLARRQERELRQWLYGDHGTTAGTLGAALRAAASEVEDVSGAVVEVVLVGDLDNRELDRGLSALAQAAREALLNAGRHAGGTVSLYGETVGAGPSSAIEVFVRDRGKGFDLDQIPGDRLGVRESILGRMQRAGGSASIRRPADGGTEVTLRVPGGVS
- a CDS encoding LuxR C-terminal-related transcriptional regulator — translated: MVRSGVRAELSTADDLEVVGEAADVAGAVAAVARWRPDVVLLDVHLPLGPDENPAPGAGSGGAQVLAQCAEFLTATPPVRFLALSVSDAADDVIAVIRRGARGYVTKTISGDDLAAAVRRVADGDAVFSPRLAGFVLDAFGAGAGEVAAADDELDRLSAREREVMRLIARGYAYKEVAKELFISVKTVETHVSAVLRKLQLSNRNELTRWAAARRLL
- a CDS encoding carboxylate-amine ligase, whose protein sequence is MGRRVGVEEEFLLVDAGTGRATLDGPAVAAAADEQTELQRQQVETGTAPHTDLADVRADLTARRARVAALAADSGSRLLALATHPLPTEPVVTEGDRYQRLVEAYGLLAREQLTCGCHVHVEVPDRDEAVAVLDRVRPWTAVLLALSSNSPFWQGEESGYASYRARVWDRWPTAGPTPAFGDAAGYDRAAERLLATGVPLDPGQLYYDVRVSATQPTVEVRVADVCLRAGDAVLLAGLARALVETAAREAADGRGVPDVSVAELRAASWRASHDGLGGVLVSPRSGRPASAAEVVRELVDHVAPVLREDGDEGFVTEGLAGLARRGTGADWQRAAAASSGPAGMVARAVEVTQEG